GATCCTGACCCCGTACTGCACGCGCTCCTTGGTGTAGGCGAGCACACCGGCATAAGCGCCGTTAAGCACGCCGACGAGATCGGCACTCACCGTCACCAGCGCCAGCGCCAGCCATTTGCGCATATCGGCGTCCGAGAGAGGCGAGCCCACCGGCTCGGCACTCACGGCGCCACTGCGCTTCATCATGCCGCGGGTAAGGTCTGCCGCTTCCACCGCCTCGAAGCCGCTATCGAGCTTGACCAGCGCGAGCTGCCCCTCGCCCTTCGAGCGATCGAGCCCGACGGCAAGCTCGGCGCCCTCTGCGTCCCATACGACGCTCTCGGCGTCGGCGACGTCAGCCAGGGCCGAGAGATCGCGCTTGAGCAGCAGGCCGCAACGCTTCGTGCCTTCTGACAGCTCCTGGATCAGCGCCTCGTCGGCACCGGCCAGCGCCAGCAGCTCGACCGCCAGCACACCCGAGGCCGAAAACGGCGCCGGCACCAGCGCGCCGCCCAAGGCCTGCGCCGCCAGCGACACCTCGACGCCCGACGCGAGGGGCTTGCCCTCGATGCGCATGCGCAGCGCCAGCAGGCCATTCTCGGCCAGTTGCCGATAGGCATTCGCGCGATCGACGGTCTTGAGACCGGCAGTGTTCACGACAGCCAGATCGCGCGCCAGGCGATTGGCGGTCTCCTCGAACATCTGCTGTTCCGGGTTGAGCAACGCTAGCAAGTATCTTCCTCCTCGCGGCCAGAGCCGCACGAACAGAATTCGGTTCGACTACGAGCGAAATCACGCACCGAATTACCGGTTTTCCGCGCATCCGTTCGTGATCTGAACTTCCTGTATCCTCCGGCAACGACCATAATCCGAATCTAATTCGGATTTCAACCCTGCCTGCGACATTTTGGCAATCTGCGGAAAATCCGGGCCACTCGCCCAGAAGCGCCAGGGCTCTTCTAGCCGAATCCTTGAAGGTTGCGACCGGTGGAAAAGCGGAAGTAACCGAACGCGATTCTGGAAGTGCCATCGCGATGCGGCCAAAACAGAGCGAGGCGGCAGTTGCCTGCCGCCTCGCCCGATTCTCGATTTGCTTGAGAAGCCTAGTGGAACTGCGCCGTCTCGGTGCTTTCGGCCATAGCCGTCGTCGCACTTTCCCCGCCACTTACAGCCAGCGACACTGCATCGAAGTAGCTCGTTCCCACCTCGCGCTGGTGCCGCACGGCCGAGAAGCCATGAGCTTCGGCGGCAAACTCGGCCTGCTGGAGACGCGAATAGCCCGCCATGCCGTCAGCCTTGTAGGCCCGCGCCAGCTCGAACGTCGTGAGGCTGAGATTGTGGAAGCCGGCCAGCGTGATGAACTGGTACTTGTAACCCATAGCCGCGATTTCGCGCTGGAAGGCCGCCATGGCGGCCTCGTCCATGTGCCGCGCCCAGTTGAAGCTTGGCGAGCAATTATAGGCCAGCATCTGCTCGGGATGCTCGCGCCGTATGGCCTCGGCAAACCTTTTGGCCACTGCCAGGTCGGGCGTCGAAGTCTCGCACCAGATGAGATCGGCATAGGGCGCATAGGCTATGCCGCGCGCAATGGCCGCCTCGAGCCCGCCCTTGAGCCGATAGAAGCCCTCCGCAGTGCGCTCGCCCGTAACGAACGGCTCATCGTAAGGATCGATATCGGAGGTGATGAGCCGCGCCGCCTCGGCGTCCGTGCGCGCCATGATCAGCGTCGGCACGCCCATGACATCGGAGGCCAGCCGCGCTGCATTGAGCGTACGAATGAACTGGCTGGTCGGCACCAGCACCTTCCCGCCCAGATGCCCGCACTTCTTCTCGCTGGCCAGTTGGTCCTCGAAATGCACCGCCGCGGCGCCGGCCTCGATCATGGCCTTCATCAGCTCGAACGCATTGAGCGAACCGCCGAACCCGGCTTCGGCGTCGGCGATGATCGGCACGAAGAAGTCGAGATCGGTCGTCGCCTTGCCTTCGGCCCGCTCCATGGTCTGGATCTCGTCGGCGCGCTGCAGCGCCTTGTTGATGCGGCGCACGACGGATGGCACGCTGTCGACGGGATAAAGGCTCTGGTCGGGGTACATGTTGCCTGAGCTATTGGCGTCCGCCGCCACCTGCCAGCCGGAAAGATAGATGGCCTTGAGCCCGGCCTTGACCTGTTGCACCGCCTGGTTACCGGTAAAGGTGCCCAGCGTCGGCACGAAGTCCTCGCTATGGAGCAATTCCCACAGGCGCTGCGCGCCATGCTCGGCCAGCGTGTGCCGGATCGGCAGCGAGCCCGCCAGCCGCGCCACGTCGGCAGGGCCGTAATTGCGCGTCACATCGCGCCAGCGATCGGGGGCGTATTCAGGTGTCGGGAAATGCGGTTGGTCCAGCATGGTTCGGTCTCCTCCGGCGGTACTGGTCGAATTTTTCTGGTCAGGCGGCGCGGCTCAGGCCGGCACCTTGCGGCTGAAGGTGGCGGCGATCATCCCGCTCCCCGGCAATGCCTCGGCGTCGGGGCCGTCGCCCACCAGCGCCAGCCTGTGACGCCCGATCTTGCCGGTGATCGAATAACCTTGCTCGCCCAGCCGGCGCGCCTTGAACTGCGCCATGGCCTCGCCTGCGGAAGGCGCAAAGATCGTCAGGTATTCTTCTCGCTCGTTCATGGCGAAAATCTCCTCTCTCGTTGTTGTAAACATTTGACAAGAGCGCGAGACATGCAAGAACTAAGCACTCAAACGGCAGTAAACCTGTAAATCTGCCGTCAATCGACAGCCGCGATATTGTAAACTCTGTAAAGAATGCGGCGGAGGAGGAAAGCGTGGGCGAAGACGGCGACATGCAGATCGGCGGCCGCATCAAGCGGCTGCGGCGGCAGCGCAAGCTACCGCAGGCCGAGCTCGCGCAGGCCCTGGGCATCTCGGCGAGCTACCTCAATCTCATCGAGCACAACCGGCGTCGGGTCACGGTCCCGCTCCTCTTTTCAATCGCGGGCTATTTCGGGGTCGAGGCGGGCGAGCTGGTCGACAGCGACGAGGGCCGGCTGGTAGGCGACCTCATGGAGGCCTTCGGCGACGACATCTTCGCGGACAGCGACCTGACCAATCTCGAAATCCGCGACCTGGCCCACACCAACCCCGCCGCCGCCCGCGCCATCCTCAAGCTCTACGACCGCTACCGGCTGGCGCAGAAATCGGCGGCCGAGGAGGCACCGACCGGCGAGGCCGAACCGTTCCACCTCGCCACCGATGCGATTTCCGATTTTCTCCAGGAGAACAGCAACCACTTCCCGGCGCTCGAAGCCGCCGCCGAGCGCGTACGTCGCGATATCGACCATTCCGGCGACAGTCTCGAGCAGGGGCTGCGCACCTATCTCTTCAACGTCTTCGGCATCGAGACGCGCTTGGCCTCCCTGCCCCACGGCATTGCCCGCCAGTTCGATCAGCGACGCCAGCACCTCCTGGTCTCGGATATCCTGCCGCCCGAATCCGCTCTCTTCCTCCTCGCCCACCAGCTCGGCCGCCTGGCCGCCGATGGCGAGATCGACGCCATCATCGCCGAGTCCGACCTGCCGGAGGGTGACGCCCCGGCCCTGGCGCGAAACGTCCTCGCCGCCTATTTCGCCGCCGCGCTCATGATGCCTTACGAGCCGTTCCTGCGTGCCTGCCGCGAATTCCGTTACGATATCGAGCGCATCGGCCGGCGGTTCTCGGCCAGTTTCGAGCAGGTCTGCCATCGTATGACCACGCTCCAGCGCAAGGGCGCCACCGGCATCCCCTTCCACCTCATCCGCACCGACATCGCCGGCAACATCTCCAAGCGCTTTTCGCTCTCGGGCATCCACATCCCGCGCCATTCAGGCGCCTGCCCGCGCTGGAACGTCTATGCCGCCTTCCTCTCGCCCGAGCGCATCAATGTGCAACTCAGCCAGATGCCGGACGGCCAGCGCTTCTTCTGCATCGCACGCACCATCGTCAAAGGTGATTACCGCTACAACGCCCCACGCCGCTACATGTCCATTGGCCTCGGCTGCGCCATCCACCACGCGCGCGAGCTGATCTATTCGGACGGCATCGACCTCTCCACCGACGCCCAGGCCACACCCATCGGCATAAGCTGCCGCATCTGCCCCCGCCTCGAATGCGGCCAACGCGCCCACCCGCCCGCCGACCACCGCTTCGAACTCGACGACACCTCGCGCCCGGAGAGTCTTTACGCGCGGATGAGCTGACGAGCCTTGCCACGCCCCCGCAAGCATCCGAATATCCTTGAGTTCAGGGGAGGGCGACATGAGCAGGAACAGAACCGGCAGGATCATGGGGAGGATCGCCCGCGGTGTCCTGATCGCCTTCGCAACAACGGCCCCGGCCCTCGCTCAAATGCAATTGGAGTGCCGGCCATTTCCCCCGCCGTCGCTTCCCGACAGGGCTACGTTCGACCCCGCCACCTTGCCCGCCGCGGGCGATGCGGTTGCGTTCCTCAACGGGGAGACGAACGACTGCGTCCGCTGCGACCTCAAAGGGGCGCAGTTGCAGCGCCGCGCGCTCGCTGGTGCAGACCTGCGCGGCGCCGACCTTTCCGGCGCCAGCCTCCACGCGACTGTCTTGAGCAAGGCCAAGCTCGATGGCGCCAAGCTCACCGGCGCCAATCTCGATCTGGCGAACCTCAGCGCAGCAAGCCTCGTCGCCGCCGATTTGCAAGATGCCCTGCTTTATCGGGCGAACCTGAGCGGCGCGCTGCTGAACGACGCCAACCTCACCAATGCCCGGCTCTCCGAAGCGCGCCTCATGCGGGCCCGGCTCGAAGGCGCCACGCTGGCCGGCAGCGTCATGAAAGGCACTAACCTTGCTGCCGCGCTCCTCGTGGAAGCCGACCTGCAGCTGGGCAATTTCCAGGACGCCAATTTCCAGGGCGCCGTGCTGCGCAAGGCGACGCTCACCAATGCCGGCTTCGTCGGCAGCAATTTCACCTCGGCGGACCTCACGCAGGCCAAGGCCTTCAACGCCGATTTCCTCGCCGCCAATTTCGCCGATGCCCGGCTGACCAATGCCGATCTCAGGAATGCGCGGCTGGATGGCGCTTCACTGGCCTGCACCAATTTCGACAACGCGCTACTCTGATCGCGCGCCATCCTTCCACAATATCTCCAAGCGGCTGGTGCTGACGAAATAGGTCGCCTGCACCTTGCCGAACTCGTCGACGAACTGCTCGCCGCTCTTGTGGAAATAGTCCTGCGACGAGGTCAGCCCATATTCGAGCGTTTCCTTACTGCAGTTCCGCCGGACGAAATAGCTCGATACAGCCTCCTCGCGCGCACTCGGCGCGATATCGCTGCAAGCCCAATCCTCCACTCCGAAATGCCTCTGCAAGAGCCCGGCCAACCGCCAGTGATCGTTGCGCACATGCGCCTCGGCCCCGCGCGGGTCGGAGACGATCCGCAATCCGCGCAACAGTCCCGCATCATCGAACAAGGCCGAGAGTATCGCGCCCATGCCATAGACCCGGGTCGCCCCAGCCGTTCCGTCCGTCGGCAATCCCAGTGCGTCATGCCGGATCGCCGCTTCATCATCGTATCGGAAATAGACCTCGTGCAATCCCGATGGCTCAGCCGCACACTGCGAAAACGCCTCGAACCCGTCGATGAATTCCGCCGGCGGTCCACCATTGGTGCCACAGGCCTGCTCGACAAAGCCCCGCGGTTGCTCCGCGGCCGTCCTCCCAGGCAGCAAATCCCAGATCGTGCTCGCCGCCTGCACGGGGGCCGAAATGGTTGCCAGTGCCGCCAAAGCCCAGAACAGCCTCATCGCGCCGTCTCCGGGATCCCCAACACTACCAGCACCATCAACCCTTCGCTCATGCCGAGCTCCGGTGGGCGGTACGAGATGTCCTCGGCCAGGGCGTTGCCCCCCACCACTACTGCCACGAATTGCCGCCCATCCACGGAAAAAACCAGAGGCGGCGCCGACGACAGCGAACCGAAATGGCTGGACCAGAGCGGCTCCAGACTTTCATCATCGAGCGCATGCAGCGTGCCCTCCGCTGTCGTCACGAAGACAAGCCCACCTGCAGTAGCCGTCGCGCCCGCATGCAGTGGAAAGTCGAAGACATGCTGCGCCCGCACCTCACCCGTGGCGGCATCGGCCGCGGTCAGGATGCCGAGCGCGTTGTCGGCGTCGCGATAATAAGCGCCCAGCCAATCGCCACGACTCGGCGTCTTGATTGGCAAGTGCTCTTGCAGGCAGCCGCCGGCATTGGCGCCATAGATCAACCCCGTTCGAAGGCTGAACGCCGAATTGAAAGCCGCCGCCGCGCGGACATTGGCACAGCTGCCCTCCGCTCCCTCGGCGAACAATGGCGCAACGACTGCCTCAGCACCATCGCCCGCATTGAAGACGCGATACCGCCCTTCATTGTCGAAATGCCCCAGCAAGGGACCTCCGCCCTCCGCGCCGACAACGTGATACGGCCCGGCTTCGTTCGTCGCGCCGCTGGTTCCCTGCGCGTAGCGATGCAGCCACCTTACGGTTCCGTCCGCCACATCGAGCGCAACGACACCATTACCGAACCAGATGTCGCGCTCCTCGTCCGGCAGCGGCCCGGTCGGCATTGCAACGCCCCAATAGAGGGTGCCGCTGGATGCGTCGTAGCTCGCCGCCTGCGGTACGGAGCCACGCAATCCCCGCGCGTCCCCGAGATCGGCGCGCCAGAGATGCTCACCCGATGCCGCGTCGAACGCATCGAACTGCAACGGCCCGCCTCGATCCGGTCCCGAGCCGGCGACCAGCACCTTGCCGTCCACGACAAGTGGGGGTGCCGAAAGCGAATATCCATCCATCGGATCGCCCGCCGACACGGTCCGCACGAGCATGCCGGTCGCGTCATCGATCCAACGGAGAGAACCATCGGCGCCGCCTGAGATTACATAGCCCTCGTGCAGGGCCAGACCTTTATGCGCCTGCAGCCAGGTATCGAGATTGCGCTGTCCCGCGTCGGCACGCCACGCCGGCTTGCCCTTGTTGCGCAGGTCGAGCTTGTTGACGGCGCCCCAGCCATCGACGGCATAGAGATAGCCGTCCCGGGCCAGCAGATTGTAAGGGAGCGCGCCCCGCGCGTTTCCGCCACCTTCCACAGCCCCGCCGAGCACCACGCTATAGAGTGTGCGCAGCCGGCCGACATTGGATCGATCGATATCGTCGAGCGGCGAATAGCGGGTCGCCGCGAGGTCGCCCATGCTGGTGAGCCAATCCCCGCTGGCAGGCGCGCTCAAGGCTGCGCCCGAGCAGAGAAGCGCTGAAGCAAGAGCGAGCGTTCTGATTGCCTGCAACATCGGGGATCTCGGGAGGAAACGGAGGGCGGCGTTAGCCACCCTCCGTCGCGTTCCAGTTGCGGCAGACTTATTCTGCCAGTTCGAACACCCAGATCACGCCGCCCGTGGGAACGGTCGCACTTGGCTTGAAGCGATCCGGGTAGGCCGCGGAAAGCCGGGTCTGCATGGACGCGGCGTCGATACCCCAGCCGGCCTGCACGGCAACGTATTGCTTGCCGCCGGCCTCGAAGCTCGACGGGACGCCGATCACGCCCGAATTGAGCTTCATCTCCCAGAGCACGTCGCCGGTCTTGGCGTCGTAGGCGTGGAACTTGCTGTCATTGGTGCCGCCGCCGAACACCAGGCCGCCGGCGGTCGAGAGCAGCGGGCCCCAGTTCTGGGACTCGAAGGTATGCGTCCAGACCTTCTCGCCGGTATTGAGATCCCATGCCTGGACCTCGCCGATATGGTCGGCGCCATCCACGATATAGAGATCGGACCGATTGCCCTGAGTGCCCAGCGTATAGCTGGCGCCCGCGCGGTAGTCGATCACGGAACCACCCTGCATGGTGGTGCACATGTTCTCGTTGGCGGGGATGAACACGTAGTTGAGGTCCGGGTTGTAGGCGATCGGCGGCCAGTCCTTGCCGCCCCAGAACGAGGGGCAGAATTCGCCGACCACACCCGTTCCGGGCTTGGTTCCTTCATTGTATTCGACCCGGCCGGTCTGCGGGTCCATGCTCTTGATCCAGGTCTCGTGGACATAGGGCGTGCCCTTGATGAACTTGATCGGTCCATCATCGGTCCGCTCGAGCATCCACAGCACGCCGGAGCGCGAGGCATGGACGAGGCCAGGTACGCTGTTTCCGTCGCGCTTGAGGTCGACAAGGATCGGCGCAGCCACTTCGTCCCAGTCGAACGAGTCGTTGGGGTGATACTGGAAGTGCCCCTTGATTTCGCCGGTATCTGCGGCGAGCGCCACGACGGACGTCAGGTAAAGGTTATCGCCCGGACGCTGGTCACCCATCCATGGGCCGCCGTTGCCGGTGCCCCAGTAGATCAGCTTACTCTCCGGATCGTACTGGCCGGTGATCCAGCTCGAGCCGCCGCCGGTCTTCCAGGCGTCGGCATGCTCGTCGCCGGGCTGCGGCCAGGTTTCCGAACCCGGCTGGCCCGGCTCCGGCACGATGAAGGTCCGCCAGGCTTCCTTGCCGGTTTCGGTGTCGAAGGCCACGATGTAGCCGCGGATACCGCGTTCGCCGCCGGACGTTCCGACCACCACCTTGTCCTCGACGATGAGCGGGGCCAGGTTGGCGTAATAGCCTTGGCGATAGTCCTGCACCGGCACCGTCCAGGCCTCGGCGCCGCTCTTGGCGTCAAGGGCCACGAGCACGGAGTCGCGAGACATCCAGAACACCTTGTCGCCCAGCAGCGCCACGCCGCGGTTGGTGGGGTGCGAGCCGAGCATGTCGGCCGGCAGTTCGCGCTTGTAGCGCCAGAGAATCTCGCCGGTATCGGCCTTGATCGCGAGGATCTGGTTGCCGGCGGTTGCCGTGAACATGATGCCGTTGACGACGGTCGGGGGCGCTTCATGCCCTTCCGAATAGCCCGTCGACATCATCCATGCCGGCTTGAGCTTGGCGACGTTCTCGGTAGTGATCTGCTTGAGGGGGCTGTGGCCCCAGCCGTTATAGGTGCGTCGATACATCGGCCAGTCGGCATCCGCCGGCTTGACGAGCATCTCGTTGGTCACGGGCTTATAGTCCGGAATGACGATGGGTGGCGGGGGCGTTGTCGGCGCCGCCGGTGCTGCCGGAGCAGCAGGCGCTTGCTGACCAAGCGCGCTTCCTGAAAGTAATGCCACAGCCATTGCTGCGACGATCGAACTAGTCCTGGTCAGTTTCAAATTGTCCTCCTCAATCAAAACTGCTGTTAGATAGTCCTATTCAGCATCTCCTCCGACGCGGGAATCCCACCCGCTGGCGATGGCAACCTTCCCCTCGGCAAGCGTCAGTCCGAGGGAGGGCAGTTTTCTCGTGGCCGGGCCGTTTACCAGCGCCCCGCCATTCCTCAGGTCGAAAGCCGAGAAGTGGCACGGGCACTGGGCGATCCTCGTCTCCGTGTTCCAGTCCGTGACTTCGCATGCCGCATGCGGGCAGATGAGCGTATTGGCCAGCACGCCTTCGGCGGCCAGAGCCTGCGCAGCGGGGCCCATTTCCGCCGGGTCCCAACGGGTCACCAGCAACAGGTTGAAGAAGCTGCCGTCGCGGGCAGCACCCGTGGCGGGGTCTGCCGGCCAGGCCTGGATGGGTGCCGCGCCGACTTCGATATCGGCGGGGGTCAGGGGAGCCGTGTTGTCGCCTGAGGCCCGCACCAGCAGATCGCCGACCTGGGGTGGCATCGACTTGGCGTCTTGAGCAAGCGCCCCGCGTGTCGCGATACCCAGCGCAACGCTGCCGGCAAGACCAGCCAGCACTACACGCCTGCTCATGTCATTATGACAGCATTTCTGACATGAATTATCGTCTTGCTGCGCCATAGACCCCTCCCCTCTAGTCTATTCCTACAACGATGTACGGATATTCACGGAGGAGGCTAACACGAGATTTGGAACTGACAACGAGATTCTTTGGCGCTATTCTTCCTATTATATGCCAATGCGCGACACAGCCCACCGGCGCGCTTCATTAGTTTAGCAAGTAGCGTGCCGTTATTTATCAGCCATATCTATATTTAAGATAGTTTACGGCAATAAGCAGCACCCACCGGCCGGCAGGGTATGTCTCGTGTAGCCAAAGCTGTTTTCGCAAGTGCGCGTCGCGACTTGCCGGGACCCAATTCCGCCCATGAACGCTCCACCCATCGCGGAGCGGGCCCAATCAAGCGCCGCACACGGCACCTGACGCAGCGGGAAAGCCGGGCGCTATGCCCCTGCAGCGTCCGTCAGGCCTCAACGCTCCCGGGAACCGCCTTCTTGGGCGCCTGACCGTATTCGATCACCTGGCCGCGCAGGGCGCCGGCGAGGCTGGTGGCGTCGCTGCCGACGATGAAGGTGGAGAAGCCGCGCTGTTTCCAGACGGCGGCGCCGGCCGCGTCCTGGACGAAGATGCCGATCGATCGGCCGGCGGCCTTTGCGGCGGCGGCTATGGTTTCGATGGCGCGTTCGAGTTCCGTGCTCCGGGCACCCAGGACACCCAGCGACACGGCGAGATCGCCGGGCCCCACGAAGAAAAGATCGATGCCGTCGACGGCGACGATCTCCTCGATATTGTTGAGGGCCTGTGCGGTTTCGATCTGCACGGCGAGGCAGATTTCGCGGTTCTTGGCGGTAAGGAAATCGGCGCTGAGGCGCGCGCCGTAATTGCTGGCGCGGCTGGGGCCGACGCCGCGCTCACCGAGCGGCGGATAGCGCGTGGCGGCGACGAGTTCGCGGGCCTGCTCGGCTGTCGACACGCGCGGCACCAGAATGCCGGCGGCACCGGCATCGAGGACCGTGGCGACATGCTCGGCCGCATGGCTGGGCAGGCGCACCAAAGCAGGCACGTTATGGACATCGGCGGCGCGGATGAGATTTTCCATCTCGCCGCGATCGATCTGGGAATGCTCCCAGTCGATGCAGAGGAAGTCGTGGCCGGAAAGGGCGCAGATTTCGACGGCCATGGGGTGGGGGATAGCCGCGAAGGTGCCGATGACCGGCGACCGCTCCAGTATACGTGAGCGAATGGATTTCATGTCTTATTCCACAACGGAAAGGTCAGAAGGGCAGTGCGACCATGCGGCCGTGATCGGAAACGAGTGCCGGGGTCGCAAAGCCCCCGAGATGAACCTCGTGGACGAGGCAAACCGCGATGCGATGGGTGAAGCGCTCGATCACATCGACCATCGTGCATTCTAGCGCGCAGCGGGCATCGGCGAGCACGGGGACGTCCATCGTCCCATTCACCCAATTGCCCGAGACGAAGCGGTGCGCGCCCTTGGCCGGCGTCATCCCGCCGAAGGCGCGGGCCACCGCTTCCTGCTCGGCGGTGAGGATATTGACGCTGATCGCGCCGCCTTCCTGGATGAGCGGAGCGAGGCTCGCCGTCTTGTTGACGCAGATCAGCACCGAGGGCGGTTCGGCGCTGAGCGAACAGACGGCCGTGGCCGTTATGCCCCAGGGCTGGCCATCGGCGGTCTTGGAGGCAAGGACGGTGACGCCCCCGGCCAGGGTGCGCATGGCGTGCTTGAAATTCTGCGGGTGGACGACGGGAGGCATGTCATTCCACCCGCAAGCCGGCCTGGCGCAGCAGCGGCAGGACGCGATCGCAGAAGAAGGGCAGTTCGTACGTGTAGTTGACGAAGCTCAGCGCCGCGCCTGCATAGCCCTGCTCGCTGATGGCGATGATTTCGTCCACGATCTGCTCGGGCGTGCCGACCAGCGGATAGGAGCCGGCCCCGCCAGCGAAGCGCTGCTTGTAGTTGCGGAAGGCGTCGCTGTCGTGGGAATTGGCGAATTCCTGCTTCTTGGCCATGTGGTTGTCGACCGCGGCATGGTCGGCCATTTCGAGCGCGTAGCGATCGTAATAGGCGCGCGCCTCCGCTTCCGTCTCGCGGCAGACGACATGCAGCACGGTATAGACGCCGACGTCCCGGCCCTGGTCCGAGGCCCGGCGCCGCACGTCTTCGACGTGTTTGCGGCCATCGGCGATGTTGGAGAAGGTCGAGAAGAGATAGTCGCAATTGCGCGCCGCATAGTCGCGGCCCGGATCGCCGAAGGCGGCGTTCATGGTCACCGGGCGCGGCAGCTGCAGGCTGGCCGGGCGGCTCACCACGCTCTTGAGGTTGTAATAGGCGCCCTCGTAGTCGAAAGGCTCGCGCGAAGCATAGGCGCGCAGGATGATCTCGATCCATTCCTGCGCCTGCGCATAGGGCTTGTCGCTGAGCGGGGTGCCGAACATGCCGAACTCGTCGGGGTTCCAGCCGCAGACGATATTGAGGCCGGCGCGGCCGCCCGAAACGTGATCGACCGTCGCCAGCGCCTTGGCGGCATAGACCGGGTGCACCAGCGGCACGTGGACGGTCATGAAGAGGCCGATGCGCTCGGTGAGTGCGGCGAGGGCGGCGGCCCAGGTGAAGGTCTCGAACGACCATTCGCGCACCTGCGTTTCGCCGCCGAAGCCACGCCAGCGGGCGATCGGCAGCAGGAATTCGAGGCCGGCGCGGTCGGCGATCTGCGCGGAGGTCACGCAATCGGACCAGCGGGCCTGCCAACGCTCGGGCACCGTGGTCATGGCAAGACCACCATCGGCATTGGTCGAGAAGACACCGAGCTTGAACTTGTTGCGCCCCTTGAGCGGATGAGGCTTGGCGGAAAGAGACATTTGAACCCTATTCGTTGTCGGCATGCTGCCGGTCGAGATCGGCAAAGAAGGCGCTCTGGGCGCTGGCCAGGAAGTCGCTCATGGCGTCCCCCGCTGCCATGGCGTCGCGTGCGAGATAGGCGTCGCGCAGGCGATAAAGTCCCTGGATGACGACCTGCTGCGTATCGGGATGGGACAGGGTACCGGCCCGCACGACCTGCACCTGGTCGGAGAAGCGTGAGAGCGTTTCGGCGAGCCGCCTGTTGGCCAGCGCTCCGATCCAGGTCTGTCGGAATTGCACGTTGGCGAGCGCCAGCCCATCGGCATCGCCCGTCGCGACAGCGCTTTCGGCATCGACCACCGCCTGGCGCAGCCGCTCGTGGTCGGCCTCGCTCATGTCGCGGGCAGCGTTGGCGGCGGCACGCGGCTCGATGAGGCGGCGGATCTCGAAAATGTCGGCAATGTCCTGCCGGTCGAGGGTGGGCAGGACGAAACCGCGCGTGGTGCCGACCACATAGCCGTCATTGGCCAGCCGCAGCAGCGCCTCGCGCACCGGCATGCGGGAAACGCCCATCTCCTTGGCGATGCCGATATCCACCAGCCGGTCGGCCGGCCCGATATCGCCGCGCTGAATCTTCTGGAGCAGTTCGGAGTGTATCTGGCTGCTCAGACTCTCGTTCGCCTTCTTCGCCTCCACGGCGGCCCCTCCCTCTACAAACCATATGCAGAATACAGTATACTGTTATGTGCGCAATCGGTTTTTTCACTTTCGGTTGAGCAGCGCGTTTTGTGTTTCAAAAATCACATTATTTCTCAATGTATTAACTTCGTGATCTTCACAAAGCCTCGGCTATCAACCCGCGGTGGAACTTTAGAATCGTATAAAATAGCGCTTGTGCACCCCCAGGATATGTGCGTTAACAGAATACAGTTTATCGCGACCTGAGGGGGTTCCTGATGAATCAAGGGTGGGCCAATGCCCGTGGACACGATCCACTCGCCGGGATTCGGGACGACATCCGGAAC
The sequence above is a segment of the Paradevosia shaoguanensis genome. Coding sequences within it:
- a CDS encoding acyl-CoA dehydrogenase family protein, which codes for MLALLNPEQQMFEETANRLARDLAVVNTAGLKTVDRANAYRQLAENGLLALRMRIEGKPLASGVEVSLAAQALGGALVPAPFSASGVLAVELLALAGADEALIQELSEGTKRCGLLLKRDLSALADVADAESVVWDAEGAELAVGLDRSKGEGQLALVKLDSGFEAVEAADLTRGMMKRSGAVSAEPVGSPLSDADMRKWLALALVTVSADLVGVLNGAYAGVLAYTKERVQYGVRIGSFQAVQHLCAEMLVDIEGGRDIVSYAAWAVDELDPDAALLAAREAKAFLSGIARPVSETVMQVYGGIGQTWEHIAHIYARRAQTDALVFGGADVQRDAIADALLGGH
- the aceA gene encoding isocitrate lyase, which translates into the protein MLDQPHFPTPEYAPDRWRDVTRNYGPADVARLAGSLPIRHTLAEHGAQRLWELLHSEDFVPTLGTFTGNQAVQQVKAGLKAIYLSGWQVAADANSSGNMYPDQSLYPVDSVPSVVRRINKALQRADEIQTMERAEGKATTDLDFFVPIIADAEAGFGGSLNAFELMKAMIEAGAAAVHFEDQLASEKKCGHLGGKVLVPTSQFIRTLNAARLASDVMGVPTLIMARTDAEAARLITSDIDPYDEPFVTGERTAEGFYRLKGGLEAAIARGIAYAPYADLIWCETSTPDLAVAKRFAEAIRREHPEQMLAYNCSPSFNWARHMDEAAMAAFQREIAAMGYKYQFITLAGFHNLSLTTFELARAYKADGMAGYSRLQQAEFAAEAHGFSAVRHQREVGTSYFDAVSLAVSGGESATTAMAESTETAQFH
- a CDS encoding helix-turn-helix domain-containing protein, which gives rise to MGEDGDMQIGGRIKRLRRQRKLPQAELAQALGISASYLNLIEHNRRRVTVPLLFSIAGYFGVEAGELVDSDEGRLVGDLMEAFGDDIFADSDLTNLEIRDLAHTNPAAARAILKLYDRYRLAQKSAAEEAPTGEAEPFHLATDAISDFLQENSNHFPALEAAAERVRRDIDHSGDSLEQGLRTYLFNVFGIETRLASLPHGIARQFDQRRQHLLVSDILPPESALFLLAHQLGRLAADGEIDAIIAESDLPEGDAPALARNVLAAYFAAALMMPYEPFLRACREFRYDIERIGRRFSASFEQVCHRMTTLQRKGATGIPFHLIRTDIAGNISKRFSLSGIHIPRHSGACPRWNVYAAFLSPERINVQLSQMPDGQRFFCIARTIVKGDYRYNAPRRYMSIGLGCAIHHARELIYSDGIDLSTDAQATPIGISCRICPRLECGQRAHPPADHRFELDDTSRPESLYARMS
- a CDS encoding pentapeptide repeat-containing protein, whose protein sequence is MSRNRTGRIMGRIARGVLIAFATTAPALAQMQLECRPFPPPSLPDRATFDPATLPAAGDAVAFLNGETNDCVRCDLKGAQLQRRALAGADLRGADLSGASLHATVLSKAKLDGAKLTGANLDLANLSAASLVAADLQDALLYRANLSGALLNDANLTNARLSEARLMRARLEGATLAGSVMKGTNLAAALLVEADLQLGNFQDANFQGAVLRKATLTNAGFVGSNFTSADLTQAKAFNADFLAANFADARLTNADLRNARLDGASLACTNFDNALL
- a CDS encoding PQQ-binding-like beta-propeller repeat protein, which gives rise to MLQAIRTLALASALLCSGAALSAPASGDWLTSMGDLAATRYSPLDDIDRSNVGRLRTLYSVVLGGAVEGGGNARGALPYNLLARDGYLYAVDGWGAVNKLDLRNKGKPAWRADAGQRNLDTWLQAHKGLALHEGYVISGGADGSLRWIDDATGMLVRTVSAGDPMDGYSLSAPPLVVDGKVLVAGSGPDRGGPLQFDAFDAASGEHLWRADLGDARGLRGSVPQAASYDASSGTLYWGVAMPTGPLPDEERDIWFGNGVVALDVADGTVRWLHRYAQGTSGATNEAGPYHVVGAEGGGPLLGHFDNEGRYRVFNAGDGAEAVVAPLFAEGAEGSCANVRAAAAFNSAFSLRTGLIYGANAGGCLQEHLPIKTPSRGDWLGAYYRDADNALGILTAADAATGEVRAQHVFDFPLHAGATATAGGLVFVTTAEGTLHALDDESLEPLWSSHFGSLSSAPPLVFSVDGRQFVAVVVGGNALAEDISYRPPELGMSEGLMVLVVLGIPETAR